In Octopus bimaculoides isolate UCB-OBI-ISO-001 chromosome 5, ASM119413v2, whole genome shotgun sequence, a genomic segment contains:
- the LOC106876220 gene encoding uncharacterized protein LOC106876220, whose translation MCNKNELHKTHWINVEYPPDITASENVTLFENQASIINCSAKGNPTPKVRFEDENRRFLSNSALTFNRTNVSKVFCAAIAKSKKHGNLTSRKEINILLKYAPRVNLHISNETNNIIINCTAFDGNPNIYEYKLKQKWRNATKNTYNMNVLSINNPSFNNTGTWVCHVSNEDFHVNKSSNYKIPGKYFTKPQFIFKTYLQFNFYF comes from the exons ATGTGCAATAAAAATGAATTACATAAAACACACTGGATCAATGTAGAAT atccACCTGATATTACTGCATCAGAGAATGTGACATTATTTGAGAATCAAGCATCCATTATAAACTGTAGTGCAAAAGGAAACCCTACCCCAAAAGTGAGGTTCGAGGATGAAAATCGAAGATTTCTTTCAAACTCTGCATTAACTTTTAATCGTACAAATGTCAGTAAAGTTTTCTGTGCTGCCATTGCAAAGAGCAAAAAGCATGGAAATTTGACATCTAGAAAGGAAATTAATATCCTGCTGAAAT atgcTCCTCGAGTAAACTTACATATTTCAAATGagacaaataatataataattaattgcACTGCATTTGATGGAAAcccaaatatttatgaatacaaacTGAAGCAAAAAtggagaaatgccactaagaatacttataatatgaatgtattatCTATAAATAATCCTTCTTTCAATAATACTGGTACATGGGTGTGTCATGTAAGCAATGAAGATTTTCATGTGAATAAATCATCAAACTACAAAATTCCAGGCAAGTATTTTACAAAGCCACAATTTAtctttaaaacatatttacaattcaatttttatttttag